Proteins co-encoded in one Mycobacterium mantenii genomic window:
- a CDS encoding LLM class F420-dependent oxidoreductase codes for MTEGVSLKPELGRFGVWLPTRSISPELAAGIEGLGYGAAWIGGSPDAGLTWADPALARTTSLQLATGIVNIWTAPAAEVAASFHRIESVHPGRFLLGIGVGHPEHTEEYVKPYDALVSYLDELDAALVPTSRRVVAALGPRVLGLAARRSAGAHPYLTTPEHTAKARELLGGAVYLAPEHKVVLTTDAAKAREIGRQTVDFYLGLSNYVNNWLRLGFTEADVRKPGSDRLIDAIVAYGTPENIAGRLREHLDAGADHVAVQVLGGHDEETLLPALSELAGPLGLTPTN; via the coding sequence ATGACCGAAGGAGTTTCGCTCAAGCCCGAGCTCGGCCGGTTCGGGGTGTGGCTGCCCACCCGATCCATCTCCCCCGAATTGGCCGCCGGGATCGAAGGACTGGGCTACGGCGCAGCCTGGATCGGTGGATCGCCGGACGCCGGGCTGACCTGGGCGGACCCGGCCCTGGCGCGGACGACGTCGCTGCAGCTGGCCACCGGAATCGTCAACATCTGGACCGCACCCGCCGCGGAAGTCGCCGCATCCTTCCATCGGATCGAATCAGTCCATCCGGGAAGGTTTTTGCTGGGTATCGGGGTGGGTCACCCCGAGCACACCGAGGAATACGTGAAGCCCTACGACGCGCTGGTTTCCTACCTCGACGAACTCGACGCCGCCCTGGTGCCGACCAGCCGGCGGGTGGTCGCGGCGCTGGGGCCGCGGGTGCTGGGCCTCGCGGCGCGGCGCAGCGCCGGTGCGCACCCCTATCTGACCACGCCGGAACACACCGCCAAAGCACGCGAATTACTGGGCGGCGCAGTGTATTTGGCGCCCGAGCACAAGGTGGTGCTCACCACCGACGCGGCGAAGGCCCGCGAGATCGGGCGTCAGACGGTCGACTTCTATCTGGGCCTGAGCAACTACGTGAACAACTGGCTGCGGCTGGGGTTCACCGAGGCCGACGTGCGCAAGCCCGGCAGCGACCGGCTGATCGACGCGATCGTCGCCTACGGCACGCCCGAGAACATCGCGGGGCGGTTGCGTGAACACCTGGATGCCGGAGCCGACCACGTGGCGGTCCAGGTCCTGGGCGGCCACGACGAGGAAACGCTGCTACCTGCGCTGAGTGAATTGGCCGGGCCTCTGGGGCTAACTCCCACAAACTGA
- the rfbB gene encoding dTDP-glucose 4,6-dehydratase — protein sequence MRLLVTGGAGFIGANFVHSTVREYPEDSVTVLDALTYAGRRESLADVEDSINLVVGDITDTELVSRLVAESDAVVHFAAESHVDNALEGPEPFLHTNVVGTFTILEAVRRYGVRLHHISTDEVYGDLELDDPQRFTEATPYNPSSPYSATKAAADMLVRAWVRSYGVRATISNCSNNYGPYQHVEKFIPRQITNVLTGRRPKLYGTGANVRDWIHVDDHNSAVRRILDKGEIGRTYLISSEGERDNLTVLRTLLQMMGREPDDFDHVTDRVGHDLRYAIDPSTLYDELCWAPKHTDFEEGLRATIDWYRANESWWRPLKDASEARYEERGQ from the coding sequence ATGCGGTTACTGGTCACCGGCGGCGCTGGATTCATCGGCGCCAATTTCGTGCACAGCACGGTCCGCGAATACCCCGAGGATTCCGTGACGGTGCTCGACGCCCTGACGTATGCGGGCCGGCGCGAGTCACTGGCCGACGTCGAGGACTCCATCAACCTGGTGGTCGGTGACATCACCGACACCGAGCTGGTGTCGAGGCTGGTCGCCGAATCCGACGCGGTGGTGCATTTCGCCGCGGAGAGCCACGTCGACAACGCGCTTGAGGGCCCCGAGCCTTTCCTGCACACCAACGTCGTCGGCACCTTCACCATCCTCGAGGCGGTGCGACGTTACGGTGTGCGGCTGCACCACATCTCGACCGACGAGGTCTACGGCGACCTGGAGCTCGACGACCCGCAGCGGTTCACCGAGGCGACGCCCTACAACCCGTCCAGCCCGTATTCGGCGACCAAAGCCGCCGCCGACATGCTGGTGCGCGCCTGGGTGCGCTCGTATGGGGTGCGCGCGACGATCTCGAACTGCTCCAACAACTACGGGCCTTACCAGCACGTCGAGAAGTTCATCCCGCGCCAGATCACCAACGTGCTCACCGGCCGGCGGCCCAAGCTGTACGGCACCGGCGCGAACGTCCGCGACTGGATCCACGTCGACGACCACAACAGCGCGGTCCGGCGCATTTTGGACAAGGGCGAGATCGGGCGCACCTACCTGATCAGCTCCGAAGGCGAGCGCGACAACCTGACCGTGCTGCGCACGCTGCTGCAGATGATGGGCCGCGAACCCGACGACTTCGACCACGTCACCGACCGGGTCGGCCACGATTTGCGTTACGCCATCGACCCGTCCACGCTGTACGACGAATTATGTTGGGCGCCAAAGCATACCGACTTCGAGGAGGGACTGCGTGCAACCATCGACTGGTATCGCGCAAACGAATCGTGGTGGCGTCCGTTGAAAGACGCCTCGGAAGCTCGCTACGAAGAACGTGGGCAGTAG
- the rfbC gene encoding dTDP-4-dehydrorhamnose 3,5-epimerase has protein sequence MGVRELKIPGAWEITPTVHGDSRGRFFEWLTDKGFSSFAGHRLDVRQANCSVSSAGVLRGLHFAQVPPSQAKYVTCVRGSVFDVVVDIRVGSPTFGQWDSVLLDDSEHRTIYISEGLGHGFLALQDNSTVMYLCSAEYNPQREHTICATDPALAIEWPLVDGSAPNLSDRDAAAPSFDEVRASGLLPTWDETRAFVEGLRG, from the coding sequence GTGGGAGTCCGCGAACTGAAAATCCCCGGCGCGTGGGAGATCACCCCTACGGTTCATGGCGATTCGCGCGGCCGCTTCTTTGAATGGCTCACCGACAAGGGATTCAGCTCCTTCGCCGGCCATCGATTGGACGTCCGGCAGGCCAATTGCTCGGTGTCATCGGCAGGCGTATTGCGCGGCTTGCATTTCGCCCAGGTGCCGCCGAGCCAGGCCAAGTATGTGACCTGCGTTCGTGGTTCGGTGTTCGACGTCGTCGTCGACATCCGGGTGGGTTCGCCGACGTTCGGTCAGTGGGATTCGGTTCTGCTCGACGACTCCGAGCACCGGACGATCTACATTTCCGAGGGCCTGGGGCACGGCTTCCTGGCGCTGCAAGACAATTCGACGGTGATGTATTTGTGTTCGGCGGAATACAACCCGCAGCGTGAGCACACCATTTGCGCGACCGATCCGGCATTGGCCATCGAATGGCCGCTGGTAGATGGGTCGGCGCCTAACTTGTCCGACCGCGATGCCGCGGCGCCCAGCTTCGACGAGGTGCGAGCGTCCGGCCTATTGCCGACCTGGGACGAGACTCGGGCGTTCGTCGAGGGTTTGCGCGGCTGA
- a CDS encoding acyltransferase family protein has product MKLGQVFDPRSNALNAWRLALAAEVIFWHTFPVRGHLPSLRAVLQLLLCVGVDGFFAISGFLITASWVSNPRLRAYLAARALRILPGFYVCMIVTAFVFAPLSVAIQGGSATKLLFSFAPFEYVLKNAAVLWLKPDVGGTPRGIPNAGIWNASLWSLFWEVMCYLVVAVIGVAGLANRRWVSPAILVVAAIGASMMPPVTFPDVFNRPTGNLGTVIVFIACRAAIMFAAGALLFQWRDVIPARWSLVAVCVVIVLVAGQLPDYRVVAAVPLAYAVVVSGALLHHKRLRLRTDLSYGMYIYAYPTQQLLAVLGLLSLNPFVFCLTVAVATLPLAAASWFLVEKPARSLKARFRRRAAGAKGQAAMAMPPEVPGAA; this is encoded by the coding sequence ATGAAACTGGGGCAGGTTTTCGATCCGCGAAGTAACGCGCTCAACGCATGGCGGTTGGCGCTCGCGGCCGAGGTCATCTTCTGGCACACCTTCCCGGTTCGGGGTCATCTGCCATCGCTGCGGGCCGTCCTTCAGCTCCTGCTCTGCGTGGGTGTGGACGGGTTCTTTGCGATTTCGGGATTCCTCATCACCGCGAGTTGGGTGAGCAATCCGCGGCTGCGGGCTTACCTCGCCGCCCGGGCCCTGCGCATCCTGCCCGGCTTCTACGTCTGCATGATCGTGACCGCATTCGTGTTCGCCCCGCTCAGCGTGGCGATTCAAGGCGGGTCGGCAACGAAGCTGCTGTTCTCGTTCGCGCCGTTCGAGTACGTCCTGAAAAACGCCGCGGTCTTGTGGCTCAAGCCCGACGTCGGTGGCACTCCCCGCGGCATCCCGAATGCGGGCATCTGGAACGCGTCGCTCTGGTCGCTGTTCTGGGAGGTGATGTGCTATCTGGTAGTCGCCGTGATCGGCGTGGCCGGACTGGCCAACCGCAGGTGGGTCTCCCCGGCGATCTTGGTCGTGGCAGCGATCGGGGCGTCGATGATGCCGCCCGTCACCTTCCCGGATGTGTTCAATCGGCCAACGGGCAACTTGGGCACCGTCATCGTCTTCATCGCGTGCCGCGCCGCGATCATGTTCGCGGCCGGGGCGCTGCTCTTTCAGTGGCGAGACGTCATTCCCGCTCGCTGGTCGCTGGTCGCAGTGTGTGTGGTCATCGTGCTGGTGGCCGGCCAGCTGCCGGATTACCGCGTGGTCGCCGCGGTTCCGCTGGCCTACGCCGTCGTAGTCTCCGGGGCCCTCCTGCACCACAAGCGACTGAGGTTGCGCACGGACCTGTCCTACGGCATGTACATATACGCGTATCCGACACAGCAGCTGCTGGCCGTGCTCGGGTTGCTCAGCCTCAATCCGTTCGTGTTCTGCCTGACCGTGGCGGTGGCTACCCTGCCGCTGGCCGCGGCGAGCTGGTTCCTGGTCGAAAAGCCGGCGAGGTCGCTGAAGGCGCGGTTCAGACGAAGGGCTGCCGGCGCCAAAGGGCAAGCGGCCATGGCGATGCCGCCGGAGGTTCCCGGTGCGGCCTAG
- a CDS encoding acyltransferase family protein, whose amino-acid sequence MKLGQVFDPRRNALNALRLALAAEVMLFHSWPATGHMPPKSILQLMFSVGVDGFFAISGFLITRSWLTDPRVRDYLTARALRILPGFYICLIITAFVFAPLSVAIQGGSPAKLLGSVAPLQYVLRNSAVAYLQPTISGTLHGAPGGPAWNGSMWSLVWELLCYLAVAGLGVAGLGNRRWISPAILVLVSCLALSLPPLTFPGTWTIPQLAVRSAIMFSAGAVMYQWRDAIPARWSLVAVSIVIVLAAGLLLPDYRVVGALPLAYAVIVSGSLLKNGRLRLRTDLSYGVYIYAFPTQQLLAISGLTFLHPALFFLAAVVATLPLAAASWFLIEKPAMALKRRLRVKWSAPVASSSDEARPISAADALTERAAPDLPDSV is encoded by the coding sequence ATGAAGCTAGGGCAGGTATTCGATCCGCGCAGAAACGCGCTCAACGCGCTGCGGTTGGCGCTGGCCGCCGAGGTGATGCTGTTCCACTCCTGGCCCGCCACCGGCCACATGCCGCCGAAGTCGATCCTGCAGCTCATGTTCTCCGTCGGCGTCGACGGATTTTTCGCGATCTCCGGTTTCCTCATTACCCGCAGCTGGCTCACCGACCCGCGCGTCCGTGACTACCTCACCGCCCGCGCCCTTCGCATCCTGCCCGGCTTCTACATCTGCCTGATCATCACCGCGTTCGTCTTCGCCCCGCTCAGCGTGGCGATCCAGGGCGGATCGCCCGCCAAGCTGCTCGGGTCCGTGGCTCCGCTGCAGTACGTCCTGAGGAACAGCGCGGTCGCCTACCTGCAGCCCACCATCAGCGGAACGCTCCACGGTGCGCCCGGTGGACCGGCCTGGAACGGTTCGATGTGGTCGTTGGTCTGGGAACTGCTCTGCTATCTCGCCGTTGCCGGCCTCGGTGTGGCGGGGCTGGGCAATCGCCGGTGGATTTCTCCCGCGATCCTGGTGCTGGTGTCATGCCTGGCCCTGTCACTGCCGCCGCTGACCTTCCCGGGCACATGGACAATCCCGCAGCTGGCGGTGCGGTCGGCCATCATGTTCTCGGCCGGCGCCGTCATGTATCAGTGGCGGGACGCGATCCCCGCCCGATGGTCGCTCGTCGCCGTCAGCATCGTCATCGTGTTAGCGGCCGGATTGCTGCTGCCCGATTACCGGGTGGTCGGCGCACTGCCACTGGCCTACGCCGTCATCGTGTCGGGCTCGCTGCTCAAGAACGGCCGCCTGAGACTACGCACCGATCTGTCCTACGGCGTCTACATCTACGCATTCCCGACACAGCAGTTGCTGGCCATCTCCGGGCTTACATTTCTGCATCCGGCGCTGTTCTTCCTCGCCGCGGTCGTGGCCACCCTGCCGCTGGCCGCGGCCAGCTGGTTCCTCATCGAAAAGCCCGCGATGGCCCTCAAGCGCCGGCTTCGGGTCAAGTGGTCCGCCCCCGTCGCATCCAGCTCCGACGAGGCCCGGCCCATCAGCGCGGCCGACGCCCTTACCGAACGGGCCGCTCCGGATCTACCCGATTCCGTCTAA
- a CDS encoding acyltransferase family protein, translated as MALGQIFDARSNALNVWRLILAAEVMLWHCWPVTGRLPPAPTLQLLFSVGVDGFFAISGFLITRSWLDDPRLRDFLTARALRILPGYYVCLIITAFVFATLSVAIQRGSVRELLASGAPLQYILKNSAVAYVHLDIGGTPRGIPHSGLWNGSLWSLAWEAICYFAVAGIGVAGLANRRWISLAILAPSLLAAALMPPLTYPGDWTLPQLAVRSAIMFAAGAVIYQWKDVIPARWSLVALSTVIVLASSLLPDYRVVAALPLAYAIIVSGALLKNSRLRLHTDLSYGVYIYAFPVQQLLAVCGLAHLQPGVLFLVAAMAVLPLAVASWFLIEKPAMSLKRRLKRKWSELPEA; from the coding sequence ATGGCGCTCGGGCAGATATTCGACGCGCGAAGTAACGCGCTGAATGTGTGGCGGCTGATACTAGCCGCCGAGGTGATGCTGTGGCATTGCTGGCCCGTGACGGGCCGCCTGCCGCCGGCACCGACTCTTCAACTTCTGTTTTCGGTGGGTGTCGACGGGTTCTTCGCGATCTCGGGATTCCTCATCACCAGGAGCTGGCTCGACGACCCGCGACTGCGCGATTTCCTGACCGCCCGCGCGCTTCGCATCCTGCCCGGCTACTACGTCTGCCTGATCATCACGGCGTTCGTCTTCGCCACGCTCAGCGTGGCGATCCAGCGTGGTTCGGTACGCGAGCTGCTGGCCTCGGGCGCCCCGCTGCAATACATCCTCAAAAACAGCGCGGTCGCGTACGTCCATCTGGACATCGGTGGAACACCGCGCGGGATACCGCATTCCGGACTCTGGAACGGCTCACTCTGGTCGCTCGCCTGGGAAGCGATCTGTTATTTCGCGGTCGCCGGTATCGGCGTCGCCGGGCTGGCCAACCGCCGGTGGATTTCTCTCGCGATCTTGGCGCCGTCGCTGCTCGCTGCGGCGTTGATGCCCCCACTGACCTACCCGGGCGACTGGACCCTGCCGCAGCTGGCGGTTCGCTCGGCCATCATGTTTGCGGCGGGAGCCGTCATCTATCAATGGAAAGACGTCATCCCCGCCCGGTGGTCGCTGGTGGCGCTCAGCACGGTCATCGTCCTGGCGTCCAGCCTGCTGCCCGACTACCGGGTGGTCGCCGCCCTGCCGCTCGCCTACGCCATCATCGTGTCCGGCGCCCTGCTGAAGAACAGCCGCCTGAGACTACACACGGATCTGTCCTACGGCGTCTACATCTACGCGTTTCCGGTCCAGCAATTGCTGGCCGTGTGCGGGCTCGCCCACCTGCAACCCGGCGTGCTCTTTCTGGTCGCCGCGATGGCCGTCCTGCCGCTGGCGGTGGCGAGCTGGTTCCTCATCGAAAAGCCCGCGATGTCACTCAAACGCCGGCTGAAACGGAAGTGGTCCGAACTCCCCGAAGCCTAG
- a CDS encoding metallophosphoesterase family protein, with product MTRRQLIRHTAWFGAAVGFSVAGGEVISHVAGEATAARTHAAPSLRFAQISDSHLGFTGAPNPDVTGTFGRAIDQVNNLGYTPDFVIHTGDLTHLSSPEQFDQAKQMMSGLKTPHVCTVPGEHDSVDDAGQKYRNAFGAGSVGDGWYSLDVAGVHLIALVNTLNLRKLGHLGVDQLEFVRKDAAALSSDTPVIVFSHIPLFAMYPQWGWSTDDATQALSYLRRFSSVTCLNGHVHQLFSKTEDRVTFYSGTTTAYPLPQPGDGPAPKPVTLPAGKLRDALGIREVSYTKGETALALKERTLQ from the coding sequence ATGACCCGTCGCCAGCTCATCCGGCACACGGCATGGTTCGGGGCGGCGGTCGGGTTCTCGGTGGCCGGCGGCGAGGTCATCTCACACGTCGCCGGCGAAGCGACCGCCGCGCGCACGCACGCGGCGCCGAGTCTGCGATTCGCCCAGATCAGTGACAGCCACCTCGGTTTCACCGGTGCGCCCAACCCGGATGTCACCGGCACGTTCGGCCGCGCGATCGATCAGGTGAACAACCTGGGCTACACACCGGATTTCGTCATCCACACCGGCGACCTCACGCACCTGTCCAGCCCCGAGCAGTTCGACCAGGCGAAGCAGATGATGAGCGGGCTGAAGACGCCACACGTGTGCACCGTTCCCGGGGAACACGATTCGGTGGACGACGCGGGGCAGAAGTACCGAAACGCCTTCGGCGCGGGGTCGGTGGGTGACGGCTGGTACAGCCTCGACGTCGCCGGTGTGCATCTGATCGCACTGGTCAACACGTTGAACCTGCGCAAGCTCGGTCACCTGGGCGTCGACCAGCTGGAGTTCGTGCGCAAGGACGCCGCGGCTCTGTCCAGCGATACTCCCGTCATCGTGTTCAGCCACATTCCGTTGTTCGCGATGTATCCGCAATGGGGCTGGAGTACCGACGATGCCACCCAGGCGCTGAGCTACCTGCGCCGGTTCTCTTCGGTCACCTGTCTCAACGGCCATGTCCACCAACTGTTTTCCAAGACCGAAGACCGGGTCACCTTCTACAGCGGGACCACCACCGCGTACCCGCTGCCGCAACCCGGCGACGGGCCCGCGCCCAAGCCGGTCACCTTGCCCGCCGGCAAGCTGCGCGACGCGTTGGGCATCCGCGAGGTCAGTTACACCAAGGGAGAGACCGCCTTAGCGCTCAAAGAGCGGACCCTGCAGTGA
- a CDS encoding cupredoxin domain-containing protein: MGMEIAMLHRRLAAALAAGALLVSGCSQSRPVATSAAPTTQMSVTAPAAPVRGDQVTIDGFAFAPTTLTVSAGTTVTWTNRDEEPHTVAASDGSFHSPGMGTGATFTHTFSTAGTFDYVCSIHPMMRGTVVVTG; the protein is encoded by the coding sequence CTGGGCATGGAAATTGCCATGCTTCACCGGCGTTTGGCGGCCGCGCTGGCCGCCGGTGCGCTGCTGGTCTCCGGATGCTCCCAATCGCGGCCGGTGGCGACCTCCGCCGCGCCCACCACCCAGATGTCGGTCACCGCACCGGCGGCTCCGGTTCGCGGCGACCAGGTCACCATCGACGGCTTCGCTTTCGCGCCAACCACATTGACCGTCAGTGCCGGGACCACGGTCACCTGGACCAACCGCGACGAAGAGCCCCACACGGTGGCCGCCAGCGACGGCTCCTTCCACTCACCCGGCATGGGAACGGGAGCCACCTTCACCCACACCTTTTCCACCGCCGGGACTTTCGACTACGTCTGCTCGATTCACCCGATGATGCGTGGCACCGTGGTGGTGACGGGGTGA
- a CDS encoding Rieske (2Fe-2S) protein: MNARGLRRYVDDLLRGRRPRPFGPDDFEAAQLRTAIELRAARNGGDAPRQEFVTDLHRRIAEQMSGAPTEPAPRRGSTRRQVIVGTSAAATAAVAAVSVDRTLIAARSGDGGAPEIAAGQLTPNQGSWQRVAAGSDVPDGAMHAFDLGSVSGFVRRVDGKVQAISGVCTHQGCRLWFDAPDDTLRCPCHTTSFSPSGQVLTHQLPIAPKSLPALMVREVDGLVEVFAPPRPERPA, encoded by the coding sequence ATGAACGCGCGCGGCTTGCGACGTTATGTCGACGATCTGTTGCGGGGGCGCCGGCCCAGGCCGTTCGGACCCGACGACTTCGAGGCCGCGCAACTGCGCACCGCGATCGAGCTGCGCGCGGCCCGCAACGGTGGCGACGCGCCGCGCCAGGAATTCGTCACCGACCTGCACCGGCGTATCGCCGAACAGATGTCCGGCGCGCCAACGGAACCGGCGCCGCGGCGGGGTAGCACCCGCCGGCAGGTCATCGTGGGCACGTCGGCCGCTGCCACCGCGGCGGTCGCAGCGGTTTCCGTCGATCGCACCCTGATCGCGGCCCGGTCCGGCGATGGTGGTGCCCCCGAGATTGCCGCCGGGCAACTCACCCCCAACCAGGGCAGTTGGCAGCGCGTCGCGGCCGGCTCGGATGTGCCCGACGGCGCCATGCACGCCTTCGACCTCGGCTCGGTGAGCGGATTCGTCCGCCGCGTGGACGGCAAAGTCCAGGCGATCTCCGGGGTGTGCACCCATCAGGGCTGCCGGCTGTGGTTCGACGCACCCGACGACACGTTGCGCTGCCCGTGCCACACCACGTCGTTCTCACCCAGCGGACAGGTGCTCACCCATCAGTTGCCGATAGCCCCAAAGTCACTGCCCGCGTTGATGGTTCGTGAGGTCGACGGGCTCGTCGAGGTCTTCGCCCCGCCGCGTCCCGAGCGGCCGGCCTGA
- a CDS encoding RNA polymerase sigma factor, whose product MAARSESVGPRPLRAVPDSGHDAGYPSWEAVYRDNVTWVYRTLFARVGNQTDAEDLTAEVFLAALRPLRLTASAAEVRAYLRATARTVLAAHWRETLGREITSIEDVEQPAESQDAISTAPQRVALVLDSLPDHYRRILESRFLQGNSIKESAAELGISVANAKVLQHRALRLAAQVNDGGQS is encoded by the coding sequence GTGGCGGCAAGAAGCGAATCCGTCGGCCCGCGACCGCTGCGCGCGGTGCCCGACAGTGGCCATGATGCCGGTTACCCGAGCTGGGAGGCCGTGTACCGGGACAACGTGACCTGGGTGTACCGCACGCTGTTCGCGCGCGTGGGCAACCAAACCGACGCCGAAGACCTGACCGCCGAGGTTTTCCTCGCCGCGCTGCGGCCGCTGCGGCTGACCGCGAGCGCCGCCGAGGTGCGCGCGTATCTGCGGGCCACGGCCAGGACGGTGCTGGCCGCGCACTGGCGCGAGACGCTGGGGCGGGAGATAACCTCGATCGAGGACGTCGAACAACCAGCCGAGAGCCAGGACGCGATCAGCACCGCCCCGCAGCGCGTTGCCCTGGTCCTGGACAGCCTGCCGGATCATTACCGCCGGATTTTGGAATCGCGTTTCCTGCAGGGTAATTCGATAAAGGAGTCAGCCGCGGAACTCGGGATCAGCGTGGCCAACGCCAAAGTGCTCCAGCACCGCGCCCTGCGACTGGCGGCGCAGGTCAACGATGGGGGCCAGTCATGA
- a CDS encoding NAD(P)-binding protein: protein MHTIEADYLVVGAGAMGMAFIDTLVSETEARVVVVDRQHAPGGHWTMAYPFVRLHQPSVFYGVNSLRLGGDSIDQVGWNHGLYELATAGEICAYYDHVMRRQFLPTGRVSYFPMSEYRGHYRGQGRFRTLAGADYTVRLARRVVDATYMRVTVPAMRRPPYRVADGIDCVAPNDLPRLGAHRRYVIVGAGKTGIDTCLWLLSQGVGPDRLTWITPRDSWLLDRETMQPGTLFADKLKASFTAQLRAINDAASMQDLFACLEDAGVLLRIDPAIRPAMYRCATVTRLELEQLRRITNVVRMGHLRAIEADRMVLDRGAVTVDGDELFIDCTADGAEKRPATPIFDSGRITLQSVRGCQQIFSAALIAHVEAAYPDDAVKNELCVPLPHPDTDLDWLRLALADYTNQLRWFDDPELMSWLSAARLDLFGHLIGHLLPTAAAKPRVRDRILSIAKSVFSTTATKLEQLMAAEAALAAP from the coding sequence ATGCACACCATCGAGGCCGATTACCTGGTAGTCGGCGCCGGCGCCATGGGCATGGCGTTCATCGACACGCTGGTCTCCGAGACGGAGGCCCGCGTCGTGGTGGTGGACCGCCAGCACGCCCCCGGCGGCCACTGGACCATGGCCTATCCGTTTGTACGGCTGCATCAGCCCTCGGTGTTCTACGGTGTCAACTCGCTACGGCTCGGCGGCGACAGCATCGACCAAGTCGGTTGGAACCACGGCCTTTACGAACTGGCCACCGCCGGCGAAATCTGCGCGTACTACGACCACGTCATGCGCCGGCAATTCCTGCCGACCGGGCGCGTCAGCTATTTCCCGATGAGCGAATACCGCGGCCATTACCGTGGCCAAGGCCGGTTTCGCACACTGGCCGGCGCCGACTACACCGTCCGCCTGGCGCGCCGCGTCGTCGACGCCACCTACATGCGGGTCACGGTCCCGGCAATGCGCCGCCCGCCGTACCGGGTCGCCGACGGCATCGACTGCGTCGCGCCCAACGACCTGCCCCGACTCGGCGCGCACCGGCGCTACGTCATCGTCGGGGCCGGCAAGACCGGAATCGACACCTGCCTGTGGCTGCTGAGTCAGGGGGTCGGCCCGGATCGGCTCACCTGGATCACGCCCCGCGACTCCTGGCTGCTGGACCGCGAGACGATGCAGCCGGGCACGTTGTTTGCCGACAAGCTCAAGGCGAGCTTCACCGCGCAACTGCGCGCGATCAACGACGCGGCCTCGATGCAGGATCTGTTCGCGTGCCTCGAGGATGCCGGCGTGCTGTTGCGGATCGACCCGGCGATCCGACCAGCCATGTATCGCTGCGCCACCGTCACCCGGCTCGAACTCGAGCAGTTGCGCCGCATCACCAATGTGGTGCGCATGGGCCACCTGCGGGCCATCGAGGCGGACAGGATGGTCCTCGATCGCGGCGCCGTCACGGTCGACGGCGACGAGCTGTTCATCGACTGCACCGCCGATGGTGCAGAGAAGCGGCCCGCCACACCGATTTTCGATTCCGGGCGCATCACGCTGCAAAGCGTGCGCGGATGCCAACAGATCTTCAGCGCCGCGCTGATCGCGCACGTCGAAGCCGCATACCCCGACGACGCCGTCAAGAACGAACTCTGCGTGCCCCTGCCGCATCCGGACACCGACCTCGACTGGTTGCGGCTGGCGCTGGCCGACTACACCAACCAGCTGCGCTGGTTCGACGACCCGGAGTTGATGTCGTGGTTGTCCGCGGCGCGCCTGGACCTGTTCGGTCATCTGATCGGACACCTGCTGCCGACGGCCGCGGCGAAACCCCGGGTCCGCGACCGCATCCTGAGCATCGCCAAGTCCGTGTTCTCCACCACCGCCACCAAGCTCGAGCAGCTGATGGCCGCCGAGGCCGCTCTCGCGGCGCCCTGA